The Triticum aestivum cultivar Chinese Spring chromosome 3A, IWGSC CS RefSeq v2.1, whole genome shotgun sequence genome includes a region encoding these proteins:
- the LOC123060034 gene encoding protein NRT1/ PTR FAMILY 8.2: MGEVAAEMYTQDGTVDIKGNPALKKDTGNWRACPYILANECCERLAYYGMSTNLVNFMKDRMGMANAAAANNVTNWGGTCYITPLIGAFLADAYLGRFWTIASFMIIYIFGLGLLTMATSVHGLVPTCAAKGVCDPTPGQSAAVFIALYLIALGTGGIKPCVSSFGADQFDEHDDVERKSKSSFFNWFYFSINIGALVASSVLVYVQTHVGWSWGFGIPAVVMAIAVGSFFVGTPLYRHQRPGGSPLTRIAQVLVAATRKLGVTVDGSALYETADRESGIEGSRKLEHTEQLRFLDKAAVETQADKTAATGPSPWRLCTVTQVEELKSVVRLLPIWASGIVFATVYGQMSTMFVLQGNTLDASIGPKFKIPSASLSIFDTLSVIAWVPVYDRLLVPAVRSVTGQPRGFTQLQRMGIGLVVSMFAMLAAGVLELVRLRTIAQRGLYGEHDVVPISIFWQVPQYFIIGAAEVFTFVGQLEFFYDQAPDAMRSMCSALSLTTVALGNYLSTLLVTVVAKLTTRGGKQGWIPDNLNVGHLDYFFWLLAALSLLNFAVYLLIASWYTYKKTAGDDTDAKAKGGADD, translated from the exons ATGGGGGAGGTCGCGGCGGAGATGTACACCCAGGATGGCACCGTCGACATCAAGGGCAACCCGGCCCTCAAGAAGGACACCGGCAACTGGCGCGCATGCCCCTACATCCTCG CGAACGAGTGCTGCGAGCGGCTGGCCTACTATGGCATGAGCACCAACCTGGTCAACTTCATGAAGGACCGGATGGGCAtggccaacgccgccgccgccaacaaCGTCACCAACTGGGGCGGCACCTGCTACATCACGCCGCTCAtcggcgccttcctcgccgacgCCTACCTCGGCCGCTTCTGGACCATCGCCTCCTTCATGATCATCTACATCTTCGGCCTCGGCCTGCTCACCATGGCCACCTCCGTGCACGGCCTCGTGCCGACCTGCGCCGCCAAGGGCGTCTGCGACCCCACGCCGGGCCAGTCGGCGGCCGTCTTCATCGCGCTCTACCTCATCGCGCTCGGCACCGGCGGGATCAAGCCCTGCGTGTCGTCGTTCGGGGCGGACCAGTTCGACGAGCACGACGACGTGGAGCGCAAGAGCAAGAGCTCGTTTTTCAATTGGTTCTACTTCTCCATCAACATCGGCGCGCTGGTGGCCTCGTCCGTTCTGGTGTACGTGCAGACGCATGTCGGCTGGAGCTGGGGCTTCGGCATCCCCGCCGTCGTCATGGCCATCGCCGTCGGCAGCTTCTTCGTCGGCACGCCGCTCTACAGGCACCAGCGCCCCGGCGGCAGCCCGCTCACCCGCATCGCGCAGGTGCTCGTCGCCGCCACGCGCAAGCTCGGCGTCACCGTCGACGGGTCGGCGCTGTACGAGACCGCGGACAGGGAGTCCGGCATCGAGGGGAGCCGCAAGCTGGAGCACACTGAGCAGTTGAGGTTCCTCGACAAGGCGGCCGTCGAGACGCAGGCGGACAAGACGGCGGCCACCGGGCCGTCGCCGTGGCGGCTGTGCACCGTGACGCAGGTGGAGGAGCTCAAGAGCGTGGTGCGGCTGCTGCCCATCTGGGCGAGCGGCATCGTCTTCGCCACGGTGTATGGGCAGATGAGCACCATGTTCGTGCTCCAGGGAAACACCCTGGACGCCTCCATTGGGCCCAAGTTCAAGATCCCCTCCGCCTCGCTCTCCATCTTCGACACCCTCAGCGTCATCGCCTGGGTGCCCGTCTACGACCGCCTCCTCGTCCCCGCCGTGCGCTCCGTCACCGGCCAGCCCCGCGGCTTCACGCAGCTCCAGCGCATGGGCATCGGCCTCGTCGTCTCCATGTTCGCCATGCTCGCCGCCGGCGTGCTCGAGCTCGTCCGCCTCCGCACCATCGCGCAGCGCGGCCTCTACGGGGAGCACGACGTCGTGCCCATCTCCATCTTCTGGCAGGTGCCGCAGTACTTCATCATCGGCGCCGCCGAGGTCTTCACCTTCGTGGGCCAGCTCGAGTTCTTCTACGACCAGGCGCCCGACGCCATGAGGAGCATGTGCTCCGCGCTCTCCCTCACCACCGTCGCGCTCGGGAACTACCTCAGCACGCTGctcgtcaccgtcgtggccaaGCTCACCACCAGGGGAGGCAAGCAAGGGTGGATCCCCGACAACCTCAACGTCGGCCACCTCGACTACTTCTTCTGGCTGCTCGCCGCGCTCAGCCTCCTCAACTTCGCCGTCTACCTCCTCATCGCCAGCTGGTACACCTACAAGAAGACCGCCGGAGATGACACAGACGCCAAAGCCAAAGGAGGCGCTGATGATTGA